From one Geoalkalibacter halelectricus genomic stretch:
- a CDS encoding phosphatidylserine decarboxylase family protein, which translates to MRNQNQPIAVEGYPFIGLFAFITIVFGLLGWGFLTFILFALTLFSIYFFRNPERLSPAEEGAVVAPADGKVIFVGEVEEPRYFQGPATKISIFMNVFDVHVNRFPCDGKVINTYYNKGMFLNASLDKAALDNEQSGLLIEAEQGHKVLCVQIAGLVARRIVSYPQVGDQLKRGMRYGLIRFGSRVDLYLPAGTPVRLRVGDRTGAGESIVATLV; encoded by the coding sequence ATGCGAAATCAAAATCAACCCATTGCCGTTGAAGGCTATCCGTTTATCGGGCTGTTTGCCTTTATCACCATTGTTTTCGGTCTGCTGGGGTGGGGCTTTCTGACCTTTATTCTGTTCGCCCTGACTCTGTTCAGCATCTATTTTTTCCGCAATCCCGAGCGCCTTTCCCCCGCTGAGGAAGGTGCCGTGGTGGCGCCCGCGGACGGCAAGGTGATTTTTGTCGGTGAGGTCGAGGAACCCCGTTATTTTCAGGGCCCCGCGACCAAAATAAGCATTTTCATGAATGTCTTTGATGTGCATGTCAACCGCTTTCCCTGTGACGGCAAGGTCATCAACACCTATTACAACAAGGGCATGTTCCTCAATGCCTCCCTGGACAAGGCCGCCCTGGACAACGAGCAGTCGGGGTTGCTCATCGAAGCCGAGCAGGGCCACAAGGTGCTTTGCGTGCAGATCGCCGGACTGGTCGCACGCCGCATCGTCAGCTACCCTCAGGTCGGCGATCAACTCAAGCGCGGCATGCGCTACGGCCTGATTCGCTTCGGCTCGCGGGTCGATCTCTACCTGCCCGCCGGCACCCCGGTGCGGCTGCGGGTCGGCGACCGGACGGGCGCCGGGGAGAGCATCGTCGCAACCCTGGTTTGA
- the ilvC gene encoding ketol-acid reductoisomerase, protein MKVYYDQDANLGVLKGKKVAIIGYGSQGHAHANNLNDSGIDVVVGLRKGGSSWPKVEKAGLTVMETAEAVRAADVVMILVPDELQSDLYREEIEPNLKQGAYLAFGHGFNIHFGLIVPRTDINVFMVAPKGPGHLVRHEYTRGGGVPSLIALYQDPAGNTRDVALAYASANGGGRAGIIETNFKEETETDLFGEQAVLCGGASALVQAGFETLVEAGYAPEMAYFECLHELKLIVDLMYEGGIANMRYSISNTAEYGDLTRGPRVITDATKLEMKKILGEIQSGQFAREWMLENKVNQPTLKAMRRRGMDHPIEEVGERLRSMMSWIGKNKIVDKDRN, encoded by the coding sequence ATGAAGGTATACTACGATCAGGACGCCAACCTTGGCGTGCTCAAGGGCAAGAAAGTCGCCATCATCGGTTACGGCAGCCAGGGCCATGCCCACGCCAACAATCTTAACGACAGCGGCATCGATGTCGTCGTCGGTTTGCGCAAGGGCGGCAGTTCCTGGCCGAAGGTCGAAAAGGCCGGCCTCACCGTCATGGAAACCGCCGAGGCGGTGCGTGCGGCCGATGTGGTGATGATTCTGGTGCCCGACGAGCTGCAGAGTGACCTCTACCGCGAGGAGATCGAGCCCAATCTCAAGCAGGGCGCCTACCTGGCTTTTGGGCACGGCTTCAATATTCACTTCGGCCTGATCGTACCACGCACCGACATCAATGTGTTCATGGTCGCTCCCAAGGGGCCCGGTCACCTGGTGCGTCATGAGTACACCCGCGGCGGCGGGGTGCCGAGCCTCATCGCCCTCTACCAGGATCCGGCGGGCAACACGCGTGACGTCGCCCTGGCCTACGCGAGCGCCAACGGCGGTGGTCGCGCCGGGATCATCGAGACCAATTTCAAGGAAGAGACCGAAACGGATCTCTTCGGTGAGCAGGCAGTGCTGTGCGGTGGTGCCAGCGCCCTGGTGCAGGCCGGGTTTGAAACCCTGGTGGAAGCCGGTTACGCCCCGGAAATGGCCTATTTCGAGTGCCTGCACGAACTCAAACTGATCGTCGACCTCATGTACGAGGGCGGTATCGCCAATATGCGCTATTCCATCTCCAACACGGCCGAGTACGGGGATCTGACCCGCGGCCCGCGCGTCATCACCGACGCCACCAAGCTGGAGATGAAGAAGATTCTCGGCGAAATCCAGTCCGGCCAATTCGCCCGCGAGTGGATGCTGGAAAACAAGGTCAACCAGCCCACTCTCAAGGCCATGCGTCGGCGCGGCATGGATCATCCTATCGAAGAGGTGGGCGAGCGCCTGCGTTCCATGATGAGCTGGATCGGCAAGAACAAGATCGTCGACAAGGATCGCAACTGA
- the ilvN gene encoding acetolactate synthase small subunit: protein MKHTISVLVENEFGVLARVAGLFSGRGFNIESLSVAPTLDPTISRMTIVTSGDDQILEQITKQLNKLIDTIKVIDFTGGDFVEREMALVKVSAEEGTRAEVLRIVDIFRAKVVDVSAKSYTVEVTGAPGKINAIVELLRPLGIKEIVRSGPVVIGRGPKGWKNV from the coding sequence ATGAAACACACGATTTCGGTTCTGGTGGAGAATGAGTTCGGCGTGCTGGCGCGGGTGGCGGGATTGTTCTCCGGGCGCGGCTTCAACATTGAGAGCCTGTCGGTGGCCCCGACCCTTGATCCGACCATCTCGCGCATGACCATCGTCACGTCCGGCGATGATCAGATTCTTGAGCAGATCACCAAGCAACTCAACAAGCTCATCGACACCATCAAGGTCATCGATTTTACCGGCGGCGATTTCGTCGAGCGCGAAATGGCCCTGGTCAAGGTCAGCGCCGAAGAGGGCACGCGAGCCGAAGTGCTGCGCATCGTCGATATCTTTCGCGCCAAGGTGGTTGACGTGAGCGCCAAATCCTATACCGTCGAAGTGACCGGGGCGCCTGGAAAAATCAACGCCATCGTCGAGTTGCTGCGTCCCCTGGGGATCAAGGAAATCGTGCGTTCGGGGCCGGTGGTCATCGGCCGCGGTCCCAAGGGGTGGAAAAACGTCTAA
- the ilvB gene encoding biosynthetic-type acetolactate synthase large subunit → MKLTGSQILLECLQREGVDTIFGYPGGAVINIYDDLFDSPINHILTRHEQAAVHAADGYARATGKVGVALATSGPGATNTVTGIATAYMDSIPLVVITGQVPTPLIGNDAFQEADMVGITRPITKHNYLVKNVKDLARIVKQAFFIARTGRPGPVLIDLPKDVQIDSTRFVYPEKVEMAGYKPTFGPNARQVEKAASMILEARKPVLYVGGGAVLSDAAAELKSLAELIQAPVTTTLMAKSAFPTRHPLCLGLLGMHGTYCANMAVTNADVLIAAGARFDDRVTGRIASFAPDAKIIHIDIDPTSIKKNVRVDLPIVGNLREVLDQMAKRLAENPEPLSTLIEATAPWRRQVDDWKQAQPLAYQKSEAVIKPQFVIEKIRELTHDDAIITTEVGQHQMWTAQFFDFIQPRTFLTSGGLGTMGFGLPAALGAQVAFPERQVIDISGDGSFQMNSQELATLVQYRLPVKIAILNNNFLGMVRQWQQMFFNRRYSHTCMELPIDFVKLAEAYGATGLRAEKPGDVEATIRRALEIPGPVIMEFKVSREENVLPMVPPAAGLNEMVLSS, encoded by the coding sequence GTGAAACTGACCGGATCCCAGATTCTGCTGGAATGCTTGCAGCGCGAGGGCGTGGATACCATCTTTGGCTATCCCGGCGGCGCCGTCATCAACATCTATGACGATCTTTTTGATTCTCCCATCAACCACATTCTAACCCGCCACGAGCAGGCGGCCGTGCACGCCGCCGACGGCTACGCGCGCGCCACGGGAAAGGTGGGAGTGGCCCTGGCGACCAGCGGCCCCGGAGCGACCAATACCGTCACCGGTATCGCCACCGCCTACATGGACTCCATCCCCCTGGTGGTCATCACCGGTCAGGTTCCCACCCCCCTGATCGGCAACGACGCCTTTCAGGAAGCCGACATGGTCGGCATTACCCGGCCCATCACCAAACACAACTACCTGGTCAAGAACGTCAAGGATCTGGCGCGCATCGTCAAGCAGGCGTTTTTCATCGCGCGCACCGGGCGTCCCGGGCCGGTGCTCATCGACCTACCCAAGGATGTCCAGATCGACAGCACCCGTTTCGTCTATCCTGAGAAGGTGGAAATGGCCGGTTACAAGCCGACCTTTGGGCCCAATGCGCGCCAGGTCGAGAAAGCGGCCAGTATGATTCTTGAGGCGCGCAAGCCGGTGCTCTACGTCGGCGGCGGAGCGGTGCTGTCCGATGCTGCGGCCGAGCTCAAAAGCCTCGCCGAGTTGATCCAGGCGCCCGTCACCACCACTCTAATGGCCAAATCGGCCTTTCCCACGCGCCATCCTTTGTGCCTCGGCCTGCTCGGCATGCACGGCACCTATTGCGCCAATATGGCCGTGACCAATGCCGATGTGCTGATTGCCGCGGGGGCGCGCTTTGATGACCGGGTGACGGGGCGTATCGCCAGCTTTGCCCCCGACGCCAAAATCATTCACATCGATATCGATCCCACCTCCATCAAGAAGAACGTGCGGGTCGATTTGCCCATTGTCGGCAATCTGCGCGAGGTTCTTGATCAGATGGCCAAGCGTCTCGCCGAGAATCCCGAGCCATTGTCCACGCTGATTGAAGCCACCGCCCCCTGGCGACGCCAGGTCGATGACTGGAAGCAGGCGCAGCCCCTGGCTTATCAAAAATCAGAGGCGGTGATCAAGCCGCAGTTCGTCATCGAAAAAATTCGCGAATTGACCCACGACGATGCCATCATCACCACCGAGGTGGGACAGCACCAAATGTGGACCGCCCAGTTTTTCGATTTCATCCAGCCGCGCACCTTTCTGACCTCAGGAGGATTGGGCACCATGGGCTTTGGTCTGCCGGCCGCCCTTGGAGCCCAGGTGGCCTTTCCCGAGCGTCAGGTCATCGACATCTCCGGCGACGGCTCGTTCCAGATGAATTCGCAGGAACTGGCGACCCTGGTGCAATACCGTCTGCCGGTCAAGATCGCCATTCTCAACAACAATTTTCTCGGTATGGTGCGCCAGTGGCAGCAGATGTTCTTCAATCGCCGCTACAGTCACACCTGCATGGAGTTGCCCATCGATTTCGTCAAGCTGGCCGAAGCCTACGGCGCTACCGGCTTGCGCGCCGAAAAACCCGGCGACGTCGAGGCGACCATCCGTCGGGCCCTGGAAATTCCCGGTCCGGTGATCATGGAGTTCAAGGTGTCGCGCGAGGAAAATGTCTTGCCCATGGTGCCGCCGGCGGCCGGACTCAATGAAATGGTGCTCTCGAGCTGA